Genomic segment of Thiobacillus sp.:
CCCCGCCACCCGCACTTCGCCGCCATCCGGCTTGTCCAGGCCGCCCAGGACATGCAGCAGGGTGCTCTTGCCGGCGCCGGAGGCGCCCATGACGGCGATGTGCTCGCCGGGGGTGACGGCCAGGTCGATGCCCGCCAGCACGGGCACTTCCGTGTTGCCCTGCCAGTAGCTTTTCTTCAGGCCGGTGCAGGCCAGCACCGCATTTCCCATTCCCCGTTCCCCATCACTCATAGCGCAGGGCCTCCGCAGGCTGCACGTTGGCCGCGCGCCAGCTGGGGTAGAGGGTAGCCAGGAAGGCCAGCACCAGGGCCACGCCGCCGATGGTCCATACGTCGCCCCAGTTGAGCCTGGAGGGCAGTTCGGAGATGTAGTAGACGTCGGCGGGGAACAGGTCCATGCCCACGGCCCGCTCGATCCAGGGCACCACGGTCTCCACGTTGAGGGCCAGCAGCACGCCGGCAACCACGCCCAGGATGGTGCCGATGACGCCGATGAGGCTGCCCTGGACCATGAACACGGCCATGATGCTTTTCGGGCTGGCCCCCAGGGTGCGCAGGATGGCGATGTCCGCCTGCTTGTCGGTGACCGCCATGACCAGGGTGGAGACGATGTTGAAGGCGGCCACGGCGACGATGAGGGTGAGGATGATGAACATCATGCGTTTCTCGATCTGCACCGCCTGGAAGAAGTTCTGGTGGCTCATGGTCCAGTCGGACAGATAGTAGTCGCCCTGGATGGTCCTGGCCATTTCCCGGGTCACCCACGGGGCCCGTTCCATATCGGCCAGCTTCACCCGCAGGCCGGACACGTTTTCCCCCATGCGGTAGAGCTTCTGGGCATCGCTCAGGTGCATGAGTGCCAGGCCGGCGTCGTACTCGTACATGCCCATGCGGAAAATGCCCACCACGTTGAACTGCTTGATGCGGGGGATCATGCCGGCGGGGGTCACCACCCCCTGGGGCGCAATGACCGCCACCTTGTCGCCCAGGTTGACGCCCAGGGCCATGGCCAGGTCGGCCCCCAGGACCAGGCCCCATTCGCCGGACTTGAGATCGCTGAGTTGCCCCACCAGCATCTTCTGGCCGAACTCCGCCACCTTGCCCTCCTCCTCCGGCAAGAGGCCCCGCACCAGGGCACCCTTGGTTTCGCTTCCGGCGGACAGCAGGGCCTGGGCATTGATGTAGGGGGCCATGCCCCGCACTTCGGGGTGATGCGACACCTCCGCTGCCAGCCCGGGCCAGTCGGCCAGCCGGCCGTCGCCCCCGGTGATCTCCATGTGGGCGGCCACCCCGAGGATGCGGGTGCGCAATTCCTCCTGGAAGCCGTTCATGACCGAGAGCACGACGATGAGGGCCATGATGCCCAGGGCGATGCCCGCCATGGAGGTCATGGAGATGAAGGAGATGAAGTGGTTTCGACGCTTGGCGCGGGTGTAGCGCAGGCCGATGAGGAGTTCGTAGGGCAGCACGCGATTCCGGTATGAGGTTATTCGCCAAGCAGATGGGCAGCCACCTGGCGCCGGTGGCCGGCGCGGCGGTGTTCGAACAGATAGATGCCCTGCCAGGTGCCCAGCACCATGGCGCCGGCGTGGACGGGGATGGACAAC
This window contains:
- a CDS encoding lipoprotein-releasing ABC transporter permease subunit, with amino-acid sequence MLPYELLIGLRYTRAKRRNHFISFISMTSMAGIALGIMALIVVLSVMNGFQEELRTRILGVAAHMEITGGDGRLADWPGLAAEVSHHPEVRGMAPYINAQALLSAGSETKGALVRGLLPEEEGKVAEFGQKMLVGQLSDLKSGEWGLVLGADLAMALGVNLGDKVAVIAPQGVVTPAGMIPRIKQFNVVGIFRMGMYEYDAGLALMHLSDAQKLYRMGENVSGLRVKLADMERAPWVTREMARTIQGDYYLSDWTMSHQNFFQAVQIEKRMMFIILTLIVAVAAFNIVSTLVMAVTDKQADIAILRTLGASPKSIMAVFMVQGSLIGVIGTILGVVAGVLLALNVETVVPWIERAVGMDLFPADVYYISELPSRLNWGDVWTIGGVALVLAFLATLYPSWRAANVQPAEALRYE